The Thermoanaerobacterium thermosaccharolyticum DSM 571 region TCGATTACGTCGTCACAAAAATACCAAGATGGCCTTTTGATAAATTTTATGAGACTGACAGGAAGATCGGCACACAGATGAAGGCTACTGGCGAGACGATGGCTATTGACAGGTGCTTTGAAGCGTCACTTTTAAAAGCTGTAAGGTCTTTGGAAATAAAAGCGTACGGTCTTATAAACGATAGTATAAAAAAGTTAAGCGATGAAGAAATAATCGATAATATAAAAAGGCCAAATGATATGAGGCTATTTTATATAGCTGAAGCACTGCGACGCGGTGTCACTGTAAATTATATAAATGAAATATCAAAGATAGATAAGTGGTTTATAAATAAGCTCTTAAATATAATCAACATGGAAAAAGAGATATTTATTAACGACTTGACGCACGATCTATTGAAAAGAGCTAAGAGAATGGGCTTTTCAGATAGGGAAATTGCAAAGATAAAAGGATTAGATGAGAAAGATGTAAGGGAATTAAGGAAAAGCTACGGAATAGTCCCGGCATATAAGATGGTGGACACATGCGCAGCAGAATTTGAATCAGTTACACAGTATATATATTCAACTTACGGTGAATATGATGAAGTTCCAATACACCATGATATTAAGAAAGTCATAGTTTTAGGCTCAGGTCCTATAAGGATCGGACAGGGTGTTGAATTTGATTACTGTTCTGTTAAAGCTCTCTGGGCACTTAGAAGCAAAGGAGTCAAATCAATTATAATAAATAATAATCCCGAAACGGTCAGCACGGATTTTGATACTGGCGACAGACTGTACTTTGAACCATTAACGCTTGAGGATGTATTAAACATCGTTGAAAAAGAGAAGCCTCTTGGCGTGATGGTAATGTTTGGAGGCCAGACAGCCATAAACCTTGCACAAGGCTTGTATAGTAGCGGCGTTAACATTTTAGGCACATCTTTTGAAAGCATTGACACCAGTGAAGATAGAGAAAAGTTTTCAAAGCTCCTTAAAAAATTAAATATAAATCAGCCAAAAGGTGGCTATGCGCTATCAGTTGGTGATGCAAAAGATGTGGCATTGACGCTGGGATTTCCACTTCTTGTAAGGCCATCATACGTTATTGGCGGCCAATCAATGGAAAAAGTAAATACGCTTCAGGAAATCATAGATTATGTATCAAATGCGATAAAAGTGTCTCCAGGAAAGCCTATTCTTATTGATAAATACGTCGAAGGAAGAGAAGTTGAAGTAGATGCAGTGTCAGATGGAGTCGATGTTTTAATACCTGGAATAATGGAACACATTGAAAGAGCAGGAGTTCACTCTGGCGATAGTTTTTCAATGTATCCTGCAAGAAACTTATCTGAACATGAAATATTTACGATTATAGATTATACAAAGAAGATATCAAATGTCTTAAATGTAAAAGGGCTTATCAATATACAATTCGTTGTGAAAGATGGCGTTGTGTACGTCTTAGAAGTAAACCCAAGAGCATCCAGGACCGTACCAGTTATGAGCAAAGCGACAGGAGTGCCTATGATAGATATAGCTGTTAAAATCGCCTTAGGTGAGACACTTAAAAGTCTCGGATATGATGAAGTGCTATGTGCAAAGACCACACATACAATCGTCAAAGCACCGGTTTTTTCTACAGAAAAACTTACTAATGTTGAAGTGATGTTAGGACCGGAGATGAAGTCAACTGGTGAGATAATGGGCATAGATTTAAGCTATGAAGGTGCTCTTTATAAGGCTATGGTAGGAGCAAATTTAAATATACCGGCAAGTGGTCGAATACTAATATCTATATCGAACAAAAATGTGGCCGAATCAATGGCTACGGTAAAGAAATATTACGATGCTGGTTATGAGATATTTGGCACATCAGGTACTGCAAGGCATTTCAATTCTATGGGCATTAATGTGAAACATGTCAATATAAAGGATGCTATACGATTATTAAAAGAAGGATATTTTTCATTTGTTATTAATATACCTACTCACGGCAAAGATGTAGACAATGATGGATTTGTATTGAGGCGTACTGCTTGTGAATACAGAATTCCACTGTTTACATCCATTGATACGGCAAAGGCGGCGCTTCAGGCGGTACAGAAAGTGAAGCTAAACGGTCTTAATTATCTTTCGCTTAATGAATATCACCAGTTACAGTCTAAAAATTTAAAAAAATCAGTCCTATAAAATATTAATTATTTATGAAGGGGAGATTATATTATGTTAAAAGGAGAAAAAGTAGTATTAGCATATTCAGGAGGTCTTGATACATCTGTTATTATACCTTGGCTTAAGGAAAACTACGAATGTGATATAATAGCAGCTTGCATAGATGTAGGTCAGGGAAGTGAACTTAATAGCATAAAAGAGAAAGCTTTATTAAGCGGTGCCAGCAAAATATATGTTGAAGATGTTAAGGATGAGTTTGTGGAAAACTATATTTTCCCTACATTAAAAGCTGGTGCTGTATATGAAGGCAAGTACCTTTTAGGTACGTCATTTGCAAGGCCTCTTATTGCCAAAAAACTTGTAGAGATAGCACATAAAGAAGGAGCGAAGGCTATTGCTCATGGCGCTACAGGAAAAGGCAATGATCAAGTGAGATTTGAAGTGTCCATACGAGCGCTGGATCCATCCATTAAGATAATAGCGCCTTGGAGGATATGGGAATTCAAATCAAGAGAGCAAGAGATAGACTATGCAAAAAAGAAAGGCATACCTGTACCGGTAACAAAAGAAAAGATATACAGCGTCGACAATAATATATGGCACATAAGCCACGAAGGCGGTGATCTGGAGGATCCGTGGAATGAGCCTAAAAGCAGCTTATATGACATTATAGTACCACCAGAAAAAGCACCAGATGAGCCGGAGTACGTTGTCTTAGAATTTGAGAAGGGACTGCCTGTAAAAGTAAATGGAAAATCCTACAGCAATCCAGCAAAGATGATAGAAGAGCTTAATTTGATTGCCGGAAGAAATGGAATAGGGATAGCTGATATTGTAGAAAATAGACTTATAGGTATGAAATCCCGTGGTGTTTACGAAACACCTGCAGGTACAGTTCTTTATGCAGCCCACAAAGAATTGGAGTATTTGGTGCTGGATAAGGAAACCATAAGGTTTAAAGATATAGTAGCTCAGAAATATGCTGATCTTGTGTACAATGGATTGTGGTTTTCGCCACTTAGAGAATCCCTTGATGCATTTGTCGATGTGACACAGCAAAATGTCACTGGAACAGTTAGACTGAAACTTTATAAAGGCAGTATAATAAATGCGGGTTCAAAATCGCCTTATTCTCTTTACAATGAAGAATTTGTCACATTTGGGGAAGACGAAGTGTATAACCAGAAAGATGCAGAAGGATTTATAAACTTATTTGGGTTGCCACTTAAGATAAAAGCATTGATGGAGATGAACAGAAAGGAAGATTTCAATGAAGCTGTGGGGCGGTAGGTTTAAAGGTAGCGTTGACAAGCTTATGGAGGAGTTTAATTCCTCCATTTCTTTTGATATACGTCTTTTCAAATACGATGTTGAAGGGTCTATTGTACATGCAAAGGGTTTAAACAAGGCTGGTGTATTAAGCGATGATGAAACAAATCTCATTATAGACGGCTTAAACGAAATACTTAAGGAAACTGATATAAATCATATACCAGATGATGAAGATGTGCACACATACGTTGAGAGGCTTTTAACAGAGAAAATTGGAGATGCTGGGCGAAAACTCCATACCGGAAGGAGCCGCAATGATCAAGTGGCTACCGATGTAAGGTTATACTTAAAAGATGCTATAAAAGATATCGGAAGTGATATAAAACTTCTTATAGAGACGCTTCAAAGTATAGCCGATGAGCATAACAATACAATTATGCCCGGCTACACGCATTTGCAGAGGGCGCAGCCTGTCACTTTTGGACACCACATGCGGGCATACGTGGAGATGTTTAAAAGGGATTTATCAAGGCTTAATGACATGGTAAAAAGAGTAAATATAATGCCATTAGGCTCCGGTGCACTTGCAGGTACTTCGTACAATATAGACAGAAGGTATGTAGCAGAGCTTTTAGGATTTGATGATGTAACATTAAATAGTTTAGATGCTGTTGGCGATAGAGATTTTGTCATAGAATTTCTAAGCTTTTCGTCAATTTTAATGATGCACCTAAGTCGCTTCTGTGAGGAAATTGTACTATGGTCCAGCAGAGAATTTGACTTTATAGAGCTTGACGATAAATATTCGACAGGAAGCAGCATGATGCCTCAGAAGAAAAACCCTGATGCTGCAGAACTGATTCGCGGGAAGACAGGAAGGGTGTATGGAAATTTAATAACTTTGCTTACAGTTATGAAGGGACTTCCTCTTGCTTACAACAAGGATATGCAGGAAGATAAAGAAGCACTTTTTGACACTGTTGATACGTTAAAAATCTGCATTGAAGTATTTACAGGCATGATAAAGACAATCCACGTGAAGAAAAGTAACATGGAAACAGCGGCTAAATACGGCTATATGAATGCTACAGATTTTGCGGATTATCTCGTATCTAAGGGGATTCCATTTAGAAAAGCACATGAGATAACCGGTAAAGTTGTGCTGTATGCAATTGATAAAAATTGCGCAATTGAAGACTTATCAATTAAAGATTTAAAATCGTTTTGCGATTCTATAGATGTAGATGTTTATGAAGCCATTGATTTAAAAAACAGTATAAGAAATAAAAAAACTATAGGTTCTCCAACTCTGGATGAAAAAGAATTCAGATAAAAAAGACGTATAGCAAAAGAGATAGGATATTTCCTATCTCTTTTGCTAATCATTTAATAAAAGCTTGACTATTTTTACGATGTCATTGTCTACAACTCGATAGCATATTTCAAGTCCATTTCTGGTGCCTTCAATTATACCGGCAGATTTCAATTTTGAAATGTGCTGAGACACTGTTGACTGAGGTAGATTTAAACATTCTTGTATCGTTGTAACATTGCATTCCCCATCTATAAGGCCTTTTACGATGCATAGTCTGTATGGATGTGCGATTGCTTTTAATTTGTCTGCTATTTTTTCGTATTTCTTAAAATTTTTCTCAACATCTATCTTATGATTTTCCAGTGAAGATCCCTCCATCATTGATTATATGAAAAGCGTCGTGTCTGACTGCTCTGCTGCGCCTATAAATGATGCCACACCGCCCAATTCAACACCATCTATAAGTTCTTCTTTAGTTATACCCATTATATCAGATGACATGTTGCATGCAACAATTCTTACTCCATTTTTAAGTGCCTGCTTTATTAAATTCTCTAATGATGCTACATTCTTTTTATTCATTATATATCTTATCATTTTCGGCCCTATGCCCAGCATATTCATTTTAGATAGCTTTAGCTTTTTAGAACCTCGTGGCATCATCATACCAAACATTTTGCTTAAGAAGTCCTTTTTTATAGAGACTTTTTCGGGTTTTCTCAATATATTTAATCCCCAGAAGGTGAAAAACAATGTAACTTTTCTACCCATAGCGGCAGCTCCGTTTGCTATTATAAACGCAGCAATGGCTTTGTCAAGATCTCCGCTGAATACAATGATTGCTTTGTCGTTTTTTTCTGAATTTTGACTTACTTCAACCTTCTTATCATTGGTATTCTTTTTTATCTTAGCGACAATTGTCCTTCCCTCATGATATAAGTCCAGAAGCGTATTTCCTGTTCTCTGACACCAAGTTTTTATGTCATTTTCAAAACCCGGGTCTGAAGCCTTGATTTTTAATATATCTCCGTCTTTTAGATTTTTTATTGCGTTAAATGTCTGCATTATGGGACCGGGGCATTGTAGGCCACATGCATCAATTTCTAATGTGATGATGCTATCATCTAGTTTTTTTTTATCAGATGATATGCACATACCGCACTCTGTCTGTTCATCATCGTATCTTATGGTAATATCACTGGAATCTGACGTTGCAGTTTCATATATCTTGTATCCGCCACTTAAGTTTTTAACAGATTTAAAACCATTTTGCATAAGTATCCTGCATGCTATATATCCTCTTAAACCTACCTGACAATAAACATATATATTTTTATCTTTAGGTATTTTATCGAGGTTTTCCCTAAGCTCATCAACGGGTATATTTATAGAGCCTTTGATGTTTCCAAGCTCGTATTCCATATCTGTCCTTACGTCAAGTATAATGGATTTTGACATATCTATGTTTTCAATTTCGTCCCAGTGGAATACGCTTATATCACCTCTTAATATATTGGAAGCTGCAAAGCCTGCCATATTTACAGGGTCTTTTGCCGATGAATACGGAGGTGCGTAGGATAATTCAAGCTCTTCCAGATCGTATACCGTCATATTTGCCCGAATTGCTGTAGCTATTACGTCAATTCTCTTATCAACACCATCGAATCCGACTATTTGAGCACCTAAGATTTTTCCATCTTCTTTTTTAAATATAAGTTTAATAGTCATAGGCAAAGCATCGGGATAGTAGCTTGCGTGTGAATTAGGGTGTATTATGACTTTTTCGTAATCTATTCCAGCTCTTTTTAGGATTGTTTCATTGTTTCCCGTTGCTGCTACAGTCAAGTCGAAAATTTTTGCAACAGAAGTGCCTTGTGTGCCATCATATTTGGAATTTCTTCCGCAAATATTGTCTGCAGCAATGCGGCCTTGTTTGTTTGCGGGACCTGCCAACGGTATCAATGTATAGCTGCCATTTATATAATCTTTCACTTCAATAGCATCACCTACAGCGTAAATATCTGGGTCAGATGTTTGCAGGTATTCATTGACTTTAATGCCTCCACGATCACCGATTGCGAGACCTGCATCTTTTGCAAGCTTGATATCCGGCCTTACACCGATTCCTAAAACTACCATATCGGTATCGATGGTTTTTCCGCTATTTAATACTACAGTTGTTGAGTTGTTTTTGTGCTGGAATTCTTTGACACCGTCTTTCAATATTAGGTTTATGCCTTTGTCCCTCAGGTGCTGATGAACAATAGAAGCCATTTCGTAATCAAGAGGTGCCATCACATGGTCAGCAAGCTCAACTACGGTGACATCTAATCCGACTTCTTTAAGATTTTCTGCAACTTCCAGACCAATAAAACCGCCACCTACTACAACAGCTTTTTTAGGTTTGTTGTAATCGACAAAGTCTTTTATCCTATAGGTATCTGGAATGTTTCTAAGTGTAAAAATGTTTTTACCGTCTATACCTGGCATTGGAGGCTTTATCGGCTCTGCACCTGGTGATAAAATCAATTTGTCATAAGTTTCTTTGTACGTCTTGTTATTTTGTATATCATGAACAATCACTGTTTTTTCGCTGGGGATTATCTTTGTTACCTCTGACAATGTCCTTATATCGATGTTAAATCGCTTTGACATAGCTTCAGGTGTTTGAACGATTAATTTTTCACGTTCTTTTATCACTTCGCCTATATAGTACGGCAAACCGCAGTTAGCGTAAGATATATATTCTCCCTTTTCAAAGAGTATTATTTCAGCATTTTCATCAAGTCTTCTCAATCTTGCTGCAGCAGAAGCGCCGCCAGCAACGCCCCCAACAATTACAACTTTCATAACTCTTCCTCCTATTTTATTATTATATCTTAATATTACAATATATAAATTTAATTGTCAATAATTTAACTAAAAATATTTTTTAAATAAAGAATTATGATAAAGGTTTATCAATTAAATGCATAAAAAAGCGAGATTTACTGACGTAATCTCGCTTTTACTTCTTTCTTAAGAAAGTTATAACAGCAGGTATTAAAGATATTACAATTATAGCAATTGTTACAAAACCAAAATGAGTTTTTACAACCTCAAGGTTTCCAAAATAATATCCACCAAATGAGAACAATGCAGCCCAAGCGATACCGCCTAATGCATTGTACGTCAAGAAGTGAAGATAGTTCATTTCGCCTATTCCTGCAACAAACGGCACAAATGTCCTTATTATTGGTATAAATCTTCCAAGAACTATTGTCATGTTGCCGTACTTCTCGTAAAAGTTTCTAGCTTCTATCAGATGCTCTTTTTTTATTAATTTTAAATTATCTGCCTCATATATCTTTTCTCCAATAAATTTTCCGATATGATAATTTACAGTATCACCTAAAATTGCAGCCGCTGATACGATGATAAACAAAGTAAATACATTTAAAGAGCCTATTGCTGCAAATGCACCTGCAGCAAATATAAGTGAATCACCAGGTAAAAATGGCGTTACAACAAGCCCTGTTTCAAAGAAAATTATTAAAAATATAATCAAATATGTTGCCATGCCATACGTCTGTATGATGGTGCCTAAATATTTGTCAAGATGAAGTACAATATCGATTCCGACTTTTATCAATGACATTAAAATCCCCATTCCTTTTTGCTGATTTAGTGTACTTTATAATTATAACATATTAATAGTTTTAAATATTACAAAATTGTAAAATCTAATCTACTTTTAATCTATTTCTTTGAGCTTATGTATTCGGATAATCTTTTTTTTACGTCTTTATTTGCTTTTAAAAATTCGATAAAATTTGTGAAACATTGAAGCGTGTTTTCACTTATCGTATGCTCTATTTTTTCTGTCTCTTCTAAAAGATGATTTTCTTCTATTCCTAATGTTTTTAAAAGTTCTATTATGGTATTGTGCCTTTTTATAAGATTTTTTCCTATTGCTTTACCTGTATCTTTAACGAAGGCTTGAAAGAAGTCTCCCATCCTCTATAGGTGGGAGATGAATTTCTATTGTTTTCCATAACATTATATGCTATAATATTATCAGGAGTAAAAAGTAAAGACAATTAGGCATAACAGCCTAAGAATAATATTTTTGTAGGGAAGGTTCCTCCCGAAATTACGCCTATGGAGATTGTGTAAGACCTGCTGTGAATAACAGTAGGCAACGGTCTATGAAGTAGGAAGCTTCATCCTCTATAGGATGGAGTAGGTTCACGAGTTATGACTCCATACTTTTCATAGTTTATGAGATTTAGCTCAGCCAATTTTTGGACCATTTTTGTGGCCGAAGGAGGCTGCACGTTTAATGCATCTGCTAATTCATGCAGCCTTACAAATCCTGTTTTTATAGATAATCTATATATCATTTCAAGATAATCTTCCATTGATGCTGTCAAAGAATTGTTTTCTTTTTTCATGTATTCGCTAAAAGTATAGAAATCATTATTCAAAATTTCCACCTTCTTTTTAAGAGTAACAGAATAATTCTATTTAACATATTCTATGTTAGAAATTTTAATTTTAGGATTGGCTAATATTTTTGCAAATGTGAAAGATTAAAAGGGGTGTGGTTTAATGAAGAATGTAGATATAGTAAGTTTGACAGATTTTATTGCAAGCAATAAAAAAGCAAGTAATTATTTAATTATAAAAAGAATAAAAGATATTATAAGGTATTTGGGGCCTGCATTTATTGTAAGCGTGGCTTATATAGATCCCGGAAATTTTGCAACGAATATAAGCGGCGGTGCTGTATTCAATTACAGCCTTATATGGGTTATATTGTGGAGTAACATAATGGCAATTTTTTTACAGTATTTATCGGCTAAGCTGGGAATTGCAACAGGAAAAAATTTATCGGAGATGTGTGGATTGGTGTTTTCTAAAACGACAAACATTTTGTTATGGATTGTTTCAGAGATTGCTGCGATTGCTACTACAATGGCTGAGTTTTTGGGTGGTGCCCTTGGAATATACCTTCTTTTTAAGATACCTTTAACTATCGCAGGGATTATTACGGGTATTGTAACATTTTGCATAACATATTTGCAGAAATTCGGACAGAGAATTATTGAGGTTATCATTGAAGTATTAATAGGTGTAATATGTGTAGCATACGCATTTGAAATGTTTTTGGCAAAACCGGACTGGTTGGAGGTGGGCCTCCATACACTGGTTCCATCAATTGCAAATGGTGATGCACTGTTTATTGCTGTAGGAATGCTTGGGGCCACTGTAATGCCTCACGTAATATTTCTCCACTCTCAATTAGTGCAAAAGAGAAATTACAAACTGAATTTAAATCAGAAAAGACATCACCTTCGTATGGAAAAAATAGATATAGTAATTGCTATGAACATTGCTTTTATAGTCAATGCAGCAATGGTGATAGTTTCTGCCGCTGTGTTTTTTAAAGAAGGTGTTATCGTAAATTCTATTGAAGATGCTCATAGATCATTAGAGCCTCTTTTAGGGTCTTTTTCAAGCATGGCTTTTGCAGTAGCTCTTTTATCATCGGGGTTTTCGTCATCTGCTGTTGGTACTATGGCAGGGGAGACAGTCATGGATGGTTTTATTAATATAAAGTTTCCAATTTATTTAAAGAGGCTTGTTACTATAATACCTTCAGTGGCTTTGATTTTTATGGGGGTAAACCCAATGAAAGCTTTAATTATGAGCCAAGTCGCATTAAGCTTTGCACTTCCTTTTGCCATTATACCGATGCTTTTAATAACATCTAAAAAAGAGTATATGGGGGATTTTGCAAACAAATTGACAACTACAATCGTGGGGTGGGCTATATCACTGTTTATCATTTCATTAAATGCAATTCTTTTGTATACCACATTTAAAGCTGTAATGTAAATGAAGAAGAAAAATTAAAAAGATGTCCTAAATTTAATCTAGGACATCTTTTTAAACAGTTGTTAGTAAAAAGAGGAGGGGCTAAATTTTTAAACTTCTGAAGTCCATAAACCGTGTAAATTGCAAAATGCCCATGCTTGAATCTTTGAAGCATCTGTCTTGAATGTAGCTTCTGGCTTATCGCCTGGTTTTAACATCTTTCTCATATATATTCCGTCAGCTAAGATTGAAATCCATTCTATGTAGTGTTTCTCTTCCATTGGATGTTCTACACTGCCAACCTTTACGGTGACTGTGTCGCCATCTTTCAATATTACAGGTACGTGCTTTTCTTTGCTTGCATCAACTGTATTTACTATCTGCTCTTCCATCGGCTTTTCACAGCATGTCAATGTTCCATCTCCAGCGTTCAGCACTTCAACTGTATTTCCGCATTCTTTGCATTTATAAACACCAAACAAGTTTGTCATAAAAATGACCTCCTTCGATTAATTATAAAGATAATATATTTCTATTGATAAATATTATCTTTACGTAAATATTATATACCTGTTACTAATGAAAATCAAGTGGTATTATAATAATATAAT contains the following coding sequences:
- a CDS encoding argininosuccinate synthase; protein product: MLKGEKVVLAYSGGLDTSVIIPWLKENYECDIIAACIDVGQGSELNSIKEKALLSGASKIYVEDVKDEFVENYIFPTLKAGAVYEGKYLLGTSFARPLIAKKLVEIAHKEGAKAIAHGATGKGNDQVRFEVSIRALDPSIKIIAPWRIWEFKSREQEIDYAKKKGIPVPVTKEKIYSVDNNIWHISHEGGDLEDPWNEPKSSLYDIIVPPEKAPDEPEYVVLEFEKGLPVKVNGKSYSNPAKMIEELNLIAGRNGIGIADIVENRLIGMKSRGVYETPAGTVLYAAHKELEYLVLDKETIRFKDIVAQKYADLVYNGLWFSPLRESLDAFVDVTQQNVTGTVRLKLYKGSIINAGSKSPYSLYNEEFVTFGEDEVYNQKDAEGFINLFGLPLKIKALMEMNRKEDFNEAVGR
- a CDS encoding ArsR/SmtB family transcription factor is translated as MEGSSLENHKIDVEKNFKKYEKIADKLKAIAHPYRLCIVKGLIDGECNVTTIQECLNLPQSTVSQHISKLKSAGIIEGTRNGLEICYRVVDNDIVKIVKLLLND
- a CDS encoding CoA-disulfide reductase; the encoded protein is MKVVIVGGVAGGASAAARLRRLDENAEIILFEKGEYISYANCGLPYYIGEVIKEREKLIVQTPEAMSKRFNIDIRTLSEVTKIIPSEKTVIVHDIQNNKTYKETYDKLILSPGAEPIKPPMPGIDGKNIFTLRNIPDTYRIKDFVDYNKPKKAVVVGGGFIGLEVAENLKEVGLDVTVVELADHVMAPLDYEMASIVHQHLRDKGINLILKDGVKEFQHKNNSTTVVLNSGKTIDTDMVVLGIGVRPDIKLAKDAGLAIGDRGGIKVNEYLQTSDPDIYAVGDAIEVKDYINGSYTLIPLAGPANKQGRIAADNICGRNSKYDGTQGTSVAKIFDLTVAATGNNETILKRAGIDYEKVIIHPNSHASYYPDALPMTIKLIFKKEDGKILGAQIVGFDGVDKRIDVIATAIRANMTVYDLEELELSYAPPYSSAKDPVNMAGFAASNILRGDISVFHWDEIENIDMSKSIILDVRTDMEYELGNIKGSINIPVDELRENLDKIPKDKNIYVYCQVGLRGYIACRILMQNGFKSVKNLSGGYKIYETATSDSSDITIRYDDEQTECGMCISSDKKKLDDSIITLEIDACGLQCPGPIMQTFNAIKNLKDGDILKIKASDPGFENDIKTWCQRTGNTLLDLYHEGRTIVAKIKKNTNDKKVEVSQNSEKNDKAIIVFSGDLDKAIAAFIIANGAAAMGRKVTLFFTFWGLNILRKPEKVSIKKDFLSKMFGMMMPRGSKKLKLSKMNMLGIGPKMIRYIMNKKNVASLENLIKQALKNGVRIVACNMSSDIMGITKEELIDGVELGGVASFIGAAEQSDTTLFI
- a CDS encoding VTT domain-containing protein, with product MSLIKVGIDIVLHLDKYLGTIIQTYGMATYLIIFLIIFFETGLVVTPFLPGDSLIFAAGAFAAIGSLNVFTLFIIVSAAAILGDTVNYHIGKFIGEKIYEADNLKLIKKEHLIEARNFYEKYGNMTIVLGRFIPIIRTFVPFVAGIGEMNYLHFLTYNALGGIAWAALFSFGGYYFGNLEVVKTHFGFVTIAIIVISLIPAVITFLRKK
- a CDS encoding Nramp family divalent metal transporter, which produces MKNVDIVSLTDFIASNKKASNYLIIKRIKDIIRYLGPAFIVSVAYIDPGNFATNISGGAVFNYSLIWVILWSNIMAIFLQYLSAKLGIATGKNLSEMCGLVFSKTTNILLWIVSEIAAIATTMAEFLGGALGIYLLFKIPLTIAGIITGIVTFCITYLQKFGQRIIEVIIEVLIGVICVAYAFEMFLAKPDWLEVGLHTLVPSIANGDALFIAVGMLGATVMPHVIFLHSQLVQKRNYKLNLNQKRHHLRMEKIDIVIAMNIAFIVNAAMVIVSAAVFFKEGVIVNSIEDAHRSLEPLLGSFSSMAFAVALLSSGFSSSAVGTMAGETVMDGFINIKFPIYLKRLVTIIPSVALIFMGVNPMKALIMSQVALSFALPFAIIPMLLITSKKEYMGDFANKLTTTIVGWAISLFIISLNAILLYTTFKAVM
- the carB gene encoding carbamoyl-phosphate synthase (glutamine-hydrolyzing) large subunit — its product is MPKYEGVNKVLVIGSGPIVIGQAAEFDYSGTQACKSLKEEGLKVILVNNNPATIMTDTEIADIVYMENPEVDVLEAIIDKERPDGILGTIGGQTGLNVVVKLKESGIIDKYGIKVLGTSIDSIKTAEDRELFKKKMEEIGEPIAESTTVNNVEDAVKFAEKCGYPLIVRPAFTLGGTGGGIVNNEEELRVVTDMGLKKSMAHEVLIEKSLYGYKEIEYEVMRDSNDNCITICNMENFDPVGVHTGDSIVVAPSQTLTDYEYQMLRTASLKIIKALKIEGGCNIQFALDPNSHQYYVIEVNPRVSRSSALASKATGYPIAKIAAKIAIGFTLDEIKNPVTGKTTAFFEPSLDYVVTKIPRWPFDKFYETDRKIGTQMKATGETMAIDRCFEASLLKAVRSLEIKAYGLINDSIKKLSDEEIIDNIKRPNDMRLFYIAEALRRGVTVNYINEISKIDKWFINKLLNIINMEKEIFINDLTHDLLKRAKRMGFSDREIAKIKGLDEKDVRELRKSYGIVPAYKMVDTCAAEFESVTQYIYSTYGEYDEVPIHHDIKKVIVLGSGPIRIGQGVEFDYCSVKALWALRSKGVKSIIINNNPETVSTDFDTGDRLYFEPLTLEDVLNIVEKEKPLGVMVMFGGQTAINLAQGLYSSGVNILGTSFESIDTSEDREKFSKLLKKLNINQPKGGYALSVGDAKDVALTLGFPLLVRPSYVIGGQSMEKVNTLQEIIDYVSNAIKVSPGKPILIDKYVEGREVEVDAVSDGVDVLIPGIMEHIERAGVHSGDSFSMYPARNLSEHEIFTIIDYTKKISNVLNVKGLINIQFVVKDGVVYVLEVNPRASRTVPVMSKATGVPMIDIAVKIALGETLKSLGYDEVLCAKTTHTIVKAPVFSTEKLTNVEVMLGPEMKSTGEIMGIDLSYEGALYKAMVGANLNIPASGRILISISNKNVAESMATVKKYYDAGYEIFGTSGTARHFNSMGINVKHVNIKDAIRLLKEGYFSFVINIPTHGKDVDNDGFVLRRTACEYRIPLFTSIDTAKAALQAVQKVKLNGLNYLSLNEYHQLQSKNLKKSVL
- the argH gene encoding argininosuccinate lyase, giving the protein MKLWGGRFKGSVDKLMEEFNSSISFDIRLFKYDVEGSIVHAKGLNKAGVLSDDETNLIIDGLNEILKETDINHIPDDEDVHTYVERLLTEKIGDAGRKLHTGRSRNDQVATDVRLYLKDAIKDIGSDIKLLIETLQSIADEHNNTIMPGYTHLQRAQPVTFGHHMRAYVEMFKRDLSRLNDMVKRVNIMPLGSGALAGTSYNIDRRYVAELLGFDDVTLNSLDAVGDRDFVIEFLSFSSILMMHLSRFCEEIVLWSSREFDFIELDDKYSTGSSMMPQKKNPDAAELIRGKTGRVYGNLITLLTVMKGLPLAYNKDMQEDKEALFDTVDTLKICIEVFTGMIKTIHVKKSNMETAAKYGYMNATDFADYLVSKGIPFRKAHEITGKVVLYAIDKNCAIEDLSIKDLKSFCDSIDVDVYEAIDLKNSIRNKKTIGSPTLDEKEFR
- a CDS encoding iron dependent repressor, metal binding and dimerization domain protein — its product is MGDFFQAFVKDTGKAIGKNLIKRHNTIIELLKTLGIEENHLLEETEKIEHTISENTLQCFTNFIEFLKANKDVKKRLSEYISSKK
- a CDS encoding desulfoferrodoxin; translation: MTNLFGVYKCKECGNTVEVLNAGDGTLTCCEKPMEEQIVNTVDASKEKHVPVILKDGDTVTVKVGSVEHPMEEKHYIEWISILADGIYMRKMLKPGDKPEATFKTDASKIQAWAFCNLHGLWTSEV